The window CCGGGTCTGAGGTGCGCCGTCAGCACCCGTTCGATCGCGTCGAGCGACCCGGACGCGAGCGCGACCGGCCCGGCCGGGACTCCGTCGGCGTCCAGACCGGCCCGGATCAGACGCTCGAATTCGGGGAGTACGGGCGCGTCTCCGTACAGGCCGGGCCGGTCGGCGTACGCCCGCGAGGCCGCGGCGAGCGCGGGACCGATGTCCGGCAGCAGCGCGGGGTCCGGGTTGCCGTCGCCCAGTTCACGCACGCCGGGAGGGGCTTCCACCCGGAGGGAGCCGCGCGTGGTGCTGGCCGGTCGCGGTCGCACCCTGCTCCCCCGCCTGCCCGCCGTCTCGATGACCCCGCGCTCCCGCAGCGTGCGGTAGGCGGCGGCCACCGTGTTCGGGTTGACACCCAGCTGGAGCGCCAACGCCCGCATCGGCGGCAGCATATGACCGGGCGCGAGCTCGCCCGAGGCCACCCCGCGCTCCACGCTCGCGGAAATGTCCGACGCGCCCCGCCCACTGATCCGATATTCTCCTAGCACAAAGACTATTATGCACTAGTGCAATGGAGAGCACATGCCGGACAGCGCCACACCCGCCGCACCCGGAGCGCCTGCCTACGAGCCCACGGAGCGCACGGTGCCGAGCCGCTCCAGGGAGCGCGCCTCGTACGACAAGGAGACCGTCCACGCGATACTCGACGCGGCGTACCTGTGCCATCTGGGCTTCGTCCGCGAGGGCGCGCCGGTCGTGCTGCCGACGCTGTTCGGCCGGATCGGCGAGCGGCTGTACGTCCACGGCTCGACGGGGTCACGCCCGCTGCGCGCGGCCGGCACCGCCGACCCGGGGCTCGCCGTCTGCCTGACGGTCACACACGTCGACGGTCTGGTGCTGGCACGCTCCGCCTTCCACCACTCGATGAACTACCGCTCCGTGGTGGTCCACGGGATCGCGCGCACGGTGACGGACCCCCAGGAGCGGCGCCTCGCGCTCGACGCGATCGTCGACCAGGCCGTGCCCGGCAGGTCCAAGGACTCGCGGCCCGCGGACACGAAGGAACTCGCGGCGACCGCGGTGATCCGCCTCGACCTCGACGAGGTCTCCGCGAAGATCCGCACGGGTGGCCCGAGCGACGATCCGGAGGACCTCTCCCTCCCCCACTGGGCGGGCGTCGTCCCGGTGACGAGGACCTACGGGACACCGGTGCCGTCCGAGGACCTGGACCCCGCGATCGGGGTACCGGACTACCTCGGCGGGCTCTGAACCGCCGTCGACGGCGAACGGGCTCAGGTACGCAGCATGGCACCGGGCGAGGGGCGGGGCGGGGCGCGACCGGAAAGGGCGTCATCGGACGGGCCCGGCCGGGGGTGCGACCGGACACGGCGTCACCGGGCTAGGACGGGCCGGGCCGCCCTGAGAACTCACCCTCGGGGCCGGCCGACTGCCGGCTCTCCACCGCCTCCGCACCCGGCAGGCCCGCGCCCGACGCGACGGGCCCCGTAGGCGGTTTCGGCGCGGACGACTGGGCGATGAAGGCTCCGATCAGGACCACGGCACCCCCCGCCAACTGCGGCGGGGAGAGGTGCTCGCCCAGCAGCACCCAGGCGAGCACGGTCGCGATGACCGCCTCCAGGCATGCGACGACCCCCGCCACCTGGGGCGAGAGCAGCCGCACCGACACCACGCCGGTGACGTAGGCGAGCACCGTCGCGAGCAGGACGATCCAGCCGAGCAGGATCCATGCGGGGACGCCGCGTCCGCCCATGACCGCGTCGCCGCCGAGTACCGACCAGTCCATGCCCCACGGCCTGGCGACGGCGGTCAGCACGACGGCCCCCACCAGCAGTCCGTAGGCGATCACCCCGAAGGGGTGCGGAGGTTCGGCATCCGGGGTGTCCCCGTGCCCGGCGCCCTGGTCCGACAGGACGAAGTAGCCCACCTGGCAGCAGGCCGCCCCGAGGGCGAGCAGCAGGCCCACCGCGTCGAACCGGAGTCCCGACCACACCTCCACGACGCAGGCGAGTCCGCCGACCGCGAGAACCACGCCGACGGCGGCGGCCCTGGTGACGGCACGGCGCTGGACGAACCGCACCCAGCCGAGGACGAGGGCGGGAGCCAGGTATTCGACGAGCAGCGCCACCCCGACGGGGATGCGCGAGATCGCCGCGAAGTAGCAGGCCTGGACACCGGCGACGGCGAACAGCCCGAAGCCCGCCAGCAGGGCGGGCCGCTCGCGCACCAGATGCCGGTGCCGCCAGGCGACGGGCAGCATGACGAGAGCGGCGCCCGCCACCCTGAGCCAGACCACGTGCAGCGGGTCGACTCCCGCCTCGATCAGCGGCTTCGCCGCGACCCCCGAACCACCGAATGCGAGCGCCGAGGCCAGGGCCAGGCCCAGTCCGGCGCTTCTCCCCTGAGACGCGTGCATCGGCACATCATGGCAGGAGCGGTCAGCAGCGTCACCCCCGATGCACCTGACCTCTGCGTGTCCATGATCACGATGACATCTCGCCGGCCGCCCGTCCGCTCTCGGCGCGTGCGGCCAGCCGCCCGGCTTCGACCCCGGCCCGTTCCAGCACTTCGACCGCCCGGCAGTGGGGATCCGCGAGCAACGCGGTCAGCAGATCGAGGCCGTCGGCGTGGGGTCGTCCCCGGCGGGCGGCATCCCGCCCAGCCCGCTCCAGCGCATCGGCCGCCGGAGCCGACAACCCCTCCCCGCCGGAAGCCCGCACGACCGGAACCGCGCCCGAATCCTCCCGCACCCCCTGCCACCGCAGGCCGTAGCCGATGCTGCGCTGCACGAGGTATCCGAGCACCCTGGCCAACTGCGGTGCTCCGTCGAACGCGTCCCGCACAGCGATGTCCGACTCGACGAGCGAGTGCAGGAGATGGGCCGTGTCGACGTGTCGGTCGCCGTCGCGCAGGGCACGCCTGCGCGCGCCGCTCACCACCGCGGCCATGGCGGGGCTCAGCGCCACCTCGGGGCGCGGAAGATTGGGCGGGATCTGCTCGGGGGTGTCTCGTGTCCGGAACTGCACCACTCCACCTCACCACCCACGTGGAGCGAAAACATCCCCGGTACGGTCCATCCGGCATCCCGCGAAAGGCGGGGGCCGTCCGGGGTTCCTCATCCTTCTGGATGAGATCACGCCATCACGGAGAGCATTTTCCGCCGCCCGGCACAAAAAGGGCCCCGCGGACGGGGCCCCTCCCGGACGCCAGGCGAAGCCTCACGGCTCAGTCCTCGTCGGCGAGGATGAGGTACAGCTTCTTGCGTGCGTCACCGATCACCGTCAGGGCCTTCTGCCGCTGGTCGGCGGAGCCCGTCTTCCAGACCTGGCCGAACGCCTCCATCAGACCGAAGCCCGCCTGCCGGATCTCGTTCACGCCCTCCCAGTCGACACCGCGACCGGCTTCCTCCCACGGCGCCTCGGGGCCGGACTCGGCCTCCGTACGACCCGCTTCCGTCAGGGTGAACAGCTTCTTGCCACCCTCGCTCGCGCTGACGATCAGACCCTCGTCCTCCAGCAGCTGGAGCGTGGGGTACACCGAGCCGGGACTGGGCCGCCAGGCCCCTCCGCTGCGCTCGCCGATCTCCTGGATCATCTCGTAGCCGTGCATCGAGCGGTCCTTGAGCAGCGTCAGGATCGACGCACGTACGTCACCGCGCCTGGCCCTTCCCCGGCCGCCTCCCCGGCCACGCCCGCCGCCACCGAAGGGTCCACCGCCGAAGGGCGGCCCGAACGGGCCGAAGGCGGGGCGGCCTCCCTCGAACTCTCCCCTGCCGGCGCCTCGGCGCCCGGGGCCGCATCCGTGTTCGTGTCCATGTGAACGCATGACTGCGCTCCTCTCCTGTGTCTTGTCACGCGACCCTGTCGTTGATCTGTCGCGATGCGTCAACGATATATCGGAAACTATCGCCTGACAAGGATCCACGCATCGGCCCTCCCCGACCTGCCTCATGAACCCGGCGCTGATCCCACCGAAGCGGCACCGATCCCACTGCGTCGGGTGACGCGGTCCGCAGACGCGTTACCGCCTCTGACCTGCTCCTTCATGGATCGTCTGCGACACGGGCGACGAGGTCACGCACACACCTCCCCCTGTTTTCCCCGCAGGCTCGGACGGGGACTGCCGGTGAGGTGCGCCCTCGGATGACCTGTCGTGCCGGTGGAGGGCCTGGGCGCAGTCACCGGGGTGCGGGATCCGGTCGCCAGGGTCTCGACCACGACCAGCGCCCCCGGATTCACCGGCCCGTGCTGCGGCCGGTTCCACGCGGAACTGCCGATGAACTACTCGGCCACGGCCCGTACCCGGGGACCCGAGCTTCGGCGGCACCGACGACTGAGCTCTCTCCGCACTCGAGCTGGAGCCCACCGGCCGTCCCCTCGCCGAGGACGGGATGATCGCCGTTCCGCCGGGTTGAGGGCGCCGCGTGGCGAGCGCTGCGGTCGCCGGACCTCCGCGCGGCGCCGCCATCCGGCATCACAGGCCGACGGCATGGGTTGCCGCGTCGCGCGTTCCGTCGAGCGCTGATCCACGTCGCGTCCGGCCGGGCACGGTCGAGCGATAGCGTGCTCCCTCATGACGGCTGAGGACGAGGCACTGGTCGGCGGCATGGCGAACGCGGGGACGGTCTTCCGCCGGGGGGACGTGGTGGAGCGACCGGCACCGCACAACGCCCGCGCCCTTCACACCTATCTCCGCGCGTTGCGCGAGCACGGCTTCGACGCGGCGCCGGCCCCTGTCGGCCTCACCGCGAACGGCCGTGAGTGGTTGACCTACCTCCCCGGCGACGTGGCTCTGCCACCGTTCCCGGACTGGGCGATGACACGTTCCGCCCTCACGTCGGTGGGAAGCCTGCTGCGGCGCCTGCACGAGGCCAGTGCCGCCGTCGAGATCGACTCCCGAGCCGAGTGGCCTGCGGACCTGGCCGACCCGGAGGGCGGGACGATGGTGTGCCACAACGACGTGTGCCCGGAGAACGTCGTCTTCCGCGACGGTCGTGCCGCAGCTCTGATCGACTTCGATCTGGCGGCCCCGGGCCGTGCTGCGTGGGACCTCGCCATGACCGCGCGCTACTGGGTGCCCATGCTCGATCCCGAGTCCGCGGCCGCGCTCCATCCCGAAGGACTGGATGCGCCCGCACGGCTGCGGATCCTCGTCGACGGCTACGGGCTCCCGGCGGGGAGCCGCGCCGAGTTGCCCGGCGTCATCGAGCAGGCCACGGACGCCTGCCGGGCCTTCGTCGCCCGCCGTGTGGCCGGCGGAGACCAGGTCTACACCCGGGCGTTGGCCGAGCGCGGCGGCTGGGAACGCTGGGACCGCATGCAGAACTGGCTGGTGAACCACCGCCAGACGTTCACGGCTGCCCTGCTGAGCTGACCGCCCCGGACGTTCGGTACCAGAGGGTCCTGGAGCATCGCCCCGCGTCGGCGGTACACGTTCCGACGACAATGCACGGTCCACGTCCGGCGCGAAGGCCTGTCGCGTCCTTGGACAGGGCCTGAACACAGCAGCGGTCGTCGTGGCGATCCGCGGGGCAACAGTCATCACACAGGGCAGGCCGCACATCCCCGATTGGCCTTGGACCGTCCAGAGGCGTCACGCCTACCGTCGACGGCATGAAGATCCGCATCGTCGACGCCTTCACCGACCGCCCCTTCGCCGGGAATCCCGCTGGGGTCCTCCTCCTCGAAGCGGGCCCGTTCCCGGAATCGGCCCGCCTGCAGCTGATCGCCTCGGAACTCAACCTCTCGGAGACCGCCTTCGCGCACCCGCTGCCGCCCGGCGGTGACGCCGACTGGGCGCTGCGCTGGTTCACCCCGGCCACCGAGGTGGACCTGTGCGGACACGCCACCCTGGCCACGGCCCACGTCCTGCACACCACGGGCACCGCGAGCGGCACCGTGCGGTTCGCCAGCCGCGCCGGGGTCCTTCGTACCGTCGCGCGCGATGACGGCTCCCTCACGCTGGACTTCCCCACGGCGCCCCTGACACCGGTCCCCGCTCCCCCCGGACTCGTGGAAGCGCTCGGCGCGTCTCCCGTCTCCGTTCACGACACGGGGGAACACGTCGGTGATCTCCTGGTGGAGCTGGCCGACGAGGCCGCCGTACGCGCCCTGCGTCCGGACTTCGCCTCACTGGCCGCGTGTTCCCGCCGCGGTGTCATCGCCACCGCCGCGGCCGGCGACCCGGCTGGCGGGTACGACTTCGTGTCGCGCGGCTTCTTCCCCCGGGTCGGTATCGACGAGGACCCGGTGACCGGCAGCGCGCACACCGCCCTGGCCCCCTTCTGGTCGGCCAGGTTCGGCCGGGACGACCTCACCGGACTGCAGGCGTCGGCCCGCTCGGGCCTGGTCCGCACCTCGCTGCGGGGGACGCGCACCCTGCTGACCGGCAGCGCGGTGACGGTCGTCGACGGCGATCTGCTGACCTCGCTCTGAGCACGCCGGAGCTGGGCCGGGCCGGGCCGTGTGTCAGGGGGTGGGCAGCCAGCCCACCTTCCCGGCGAGGAGGGCGTATCCGACGAACGCCCCGATATCGAGCAGCGCGTGCGCGACGACCAGCGGCCCGACCCGGCCCCAGCGCCGGTACAGCAGCACGAAGACCACGCCCATGACCACGTTGCCGATGAACCCGCCGATCCCCTGGTAGAGGTGGTAGGAGCCGCGGAGCACGGAGCTCGCCACCAGCGCGGCCGTCGGCGTCCATCCCAGTTGACCGAGCCGGCGCAGGAGGTAGCCGACGACGATGACTTCCTCGACGAGCGAGTTCTGCACGGCGGAGAGGATCAGGACGGGGAACTTCCACCAGACCTCGGGCAGCGACTCCGGCACGACCGTCAGGTTGAACCCCCCGGCGCGGGCCGCCAGGTAGAACGCCAGCCCGGCACTGCCGATCGCGGCCGCGACGAGGGTGCCCCGGCCGAGATCCTGCCCGGGCCGGGTACGGTCCAGCCCGAGGGTCCGCAGACCGGCCCCCTCGCGCAGGAGCAGGTGGGCCACCAGGGCGACCGGCACCAGCGCGGTCGCGATGCCGAACAGCTGCCAGGCGAGGTCGAGCCAGGGGCGACCGGGGGCGTACGACCCGTTCAGCGTCGCCGCCTGGTCCTTGAGGCCCCCGGGTTTCGTCAGCGAGCCGACGAAGCTGATCAGGGCGGAGACGCCGCTGGCCCCGAGCGAGAGAGCCAGCACGAGCAGGGTCTCCGACCTCAGGATCCGCGGGGACGCCTCCTCCCGGGGAATGGTTGCAGTCACGCGACCCGCCTTACCTGTACGCCTGCCGTCGGTTGTGCGTCCTAGCTTGCCCGACGGGACGGCGGTGGCGGGACACCGGGCGGCCGGATGCTCAGGGGGCGGGGAAGCCGACCGGCCAGGTGTGGACCGGCTCGCCGACCTGCATCAGCTCGCCGTAGCGCCGGGTTGTGGCCGCGAGCGCGCCCTCCCTCTCCAGTCCGGCCTCCAGGGCGCGGTGATAGGTGTCGACCTGCCAGGAGGCACCGTTCACCCGGAGCCGGCACCGCTCCTCGATCACGCCCAGGTAGCGGTCCCGGTCGGAGGGCTCGATGTTCCATGCGTCGAGCCCGGCGGCGGCGAGGGGCAGCAGTTCGTCGCGTACGAGCTTGACGGCGGGGACCTTCGCCACGCCTCCCGAACGGCCCGGGCGCGGCCACAGCAGTTCGGCGTCGATGCCGTGGCGGCAGGCGGCATCGAAGTTCTCCTCGGCCGCCTCGAAGGACAGCCTGGTCCAGACCGGCCGGGACTCGTCGGCGAGCGCGCGCACGAGGCCGTAGTAGAACGCGGCGTTGGCGATGACGTCGGTGACGGTCGGTCCCGCGGGCAGGACCCGGTTCTCCACCCTCAGGTGCGGGACGCCGTCGGCCATTCCGTACACCGGCCGGTTCCATCGGTAGACCGTGCCGTTGTGGAGGACGAGTTCGCCCAGGGCGGGCACTCCGCCCTCGTCGAGCACCCGCAGCGGCTCCTCCTCCTCGCAGATCGGCAGGAGCGGCGGGTAGTAGCGCACGTTCTCCTCGAAGAGTTCGTACGCCGAGTCGATCCAGCGCTCCCCGAACCAGGTGCGGGGCCGCACCCCCTGGTTCCTCAGTTCGGGCGGGCGCACGTCCGTGGCCTGCTGGAACAGCGGCGGCCTCGACTCGCGCCACAGCTCCTTGCCGAAGAGGAAGGGCGAGTTGGCGCCGAGCGCGATCTGCACGGACGCGATGGCCTGGGCGGCGTTCCAGACGTCGGAGAAGCGGTCCGGTGTCACCTGCAGATGCAACTGCACCGATGTGCAGGCCGATTCGGGGGCGATGGACGCGGAGGTGGAGACCAGCCGTTCGACGCCTTCGATATCGAGGACGAAATCCTCTCCGCGGGCCGCCGCCATTTGATCGTTGAGGAGTGTGTAGCGATCGACGTCCGAGAGGTTCGCCGACACCACGTCGTCACGTCCCAGCGTGGGCAGGATGCCGATCATCACGATGCCCGCGTCGACCTCGGCCGCCTTGCGATGGGCATAGGCGAGTCCGGTGCGCAACTCCTCTGCGAGCTGATCGAATACCCGGCCGCTCAACCGGTGCGGAAGAATGTTCACTTCCAGATTGAACATCCCCAGTTCCGTCTGGAAATCCCGGCTGGCGATGCGCTGGAGCACCTCAGCATTCCGCATCCTCGGCATGCCGTCGGAACCCGCGAGATTCAGCTCGATCTCCAGCCCCATGAGATTCCGGGGCCTGTCGAACCTCTGCTCCGACAGGAGCCTCTCCAGCCCGCTCAGGCACTGGACGAGCTTCTCGCGGTACGCCTGCCGATCGGACGGGGCGAAGGCGCCCGCCACGATCTTCTCGCCCATCGAAGGGTCCCTCCTCGAGTGGGCGGCCCACGGCACAGGCCGCTCGTATCAGGATCGATAATGCCCCGCCCAGATGATCCGTAACGCCCCCGCGGCCCGCGGACTCCCAGTAGTGTGTCGACTGAGACCGGAGGCACATTCCGTCGGCATGCGGCATATGCAGGGTGCGGTGTGCGCCGCGGGTGGAAACACCGATGGGTTTCAGCCTACCGCCGTGGAGGGAAAATACCTGGCGGCAGACGTCCGGAGCGGACCGAATCCACAGGAACTCCGCAATTCAAAGGCTCGAATCCGCCTTGCGCGCAATACGCGGGAAGGCTAGCCGAAACATCGTGTGAACATTTGTCGTATAAACTCTGCGAACGAGGCAGAGAGTTGACGCATCGGCCAGTCCGCCCGTCACCGGCCTTCCTCTGGCCCCGTTGCACGCCGACAGCGCCGTCTGCACCCGCCCACGCTCCACCGTGTCTCCGAAGTGAGAGGCGACCCACTATGCCGCTGCATGTTTCACCGGCTCCCGCGCCCGCACTGCGCAGCGTTCTCGCGGCCCTCGGTTCTCCCACCGCCGTCCGCGAGGCCCATACGCCCGCTCTCCGGTCCGTCCAGGGATCGCTGAGCCCCGAACTCCCGCTCCCCGTACACGTGCTGGACCGGATCGCGCCGCACGAAGCGGCGCCCCTCACCCGCCTCGCGGGCTGGCGGTTCCTGATCCGGGGCAAGGAACGCGCCGTCGCCGCCGCGGACACCATGCTGACCGCCGACGGCTGGACCTTCTCCCACTTCTTCGAGGGCCCGTACATCGTCTCCACCGAAATCGCCGTACGTCAGGCGGAGTCGTCGACGACGCACTACCAGCCGCGCCTGCTCTCGATCCCCGAGCTGTACATGCTCACGCTGTGGCTGCACCGCGACACCGAGGACGACGCCGGCTCCGGAGCACTCGCGCCGAACGACCTGCTGGTGCCCCTGGCTCCCGCGCCTCCCGGCATCACGCCCCACCGTCCGCACCGGGTCGCCGACCTCCTGCCGGTCATGACCCTGCGGGTCACCCCGGCTCCGCTGCCCGGTCTCCTCGGCACGCCTGCCTGATCCTCGTCGTCACGCCCCCGCCGGCCGTTAGGCGGGGGCACACGTGTACCCGGCCGGACTAGTCCGGCCGGGTCACCCCGAACCATCCGAACGGACAGTGCAGTTGGATTGAACCGTCCGGCCGGGTGATGCGTCATGG is drawn from Streptomyces sp. NBC_00178 and contains these coding sequences:
- a CDS encoding EamA family transporter; its protein translation is MHASQGRSAGLGLALASALAFGGSGVAAKPLIEAGVDPLHVVWLRVAGAALVMLPVAWRHRHLVRERPALLAGFGLFAVAGVQACYFAAISRIPVGVALLVEYLAPALVLGWVRFVQRRAVTRAAAVGVVLAVGGLACVVEVWSGLRFDAVGLLLALGAACCQVGYFVLSDQGAGHGDTPDAEPPHPFGVIAYGLLVGAVVLTAVARPWGMDWSVLGGDAVMGGRGVPAWILLGWIVLLATVLAYVTGVVSVRLLSPQVAGVVACLEAVIATVLAWVLLGEHLSPPQLAGGAVVLIGAFIAQSSAPKPPTGPVASGAGLPGAEAVESRQSAGPEGEFSGRPGPS
- a CDS encoding Clp protease N-terminal domain-containing protein codes for the protein MQFRTRDTPEQIPPNLPRPEVALSPAMAAVVSGARRRALRDGDRHVDTAHLLHSLVESDIAVRDAFDGAPQLARVLGYLVQRSIGYGLRWQGVREDSGAVPVVRASGGEGLSAPAADALERAGRDAARRGRPHADGLDLLTALLADPHCRAVEVLERAGVEAGRLAARAESGRAAGEMSS
- a CDS encoding glutamate-cysteine ligase family protein, with the protein product MGEKIVAGAFAPSDRQAYREKLVQCLSGLERLLSEQRFDRPRNLMGLEIELNLAGSDGMPRMRNAEVLQRIASRDFQTELGMFNLEVNILPHRLSGRVFDQLAEELRTGLAYAHRKAAEVDAGIVMIGILPTLGRDDVVSANLSDVDRYTLLNDQMAAARGEDFVLDIEGVERLVSTSASIAPESACTSVQLHLQVTPDRFSDVWNAAQAIASVQIALGANSPFLFGKELWRESRPPLFQQATDVRPPELRNQGVRPRTWFGERWIDSAYELFEENVRYYPPLLPICEEEEPLRVLDEGGVPALGELVLHNGTVYRWNRPVYGMADGVPHLRVENRVLPAGPTVTDVIANAAFYYGLVRALADESRPVWTRLSFEAAEENFDAACRHGIDAELLWPRPGRSGGVAKVPAVKLVRDELLPLAAAGLDAWNIEPSDRDRYLGVIEERCRLRVNGASWQVDTYHRALEAGLEREGALAATTRRYGELMQVGEPVHTWPVGFPAP
- a CDS encoding PhzF family phenazine biosynthesis protein produces the protein MKIRIVDAFTDRPFAGNPAGVLLLEAGPFPESARLQLIASELNLSETAFAHPLPPGGDADWALRWFTPATEVDLCGHATLATAHVLHTTGTASGTVRFASRAGVLRTVARDDGSLTLDFPTAPLTPVPAPPGLVEALGASPVSVHDTGEHVGDLLVELADEAAVRALRPDFASLAACSRRGVIATAAAGDPAGGYDFVSRGFFPRVGIDEDPVTGSAHTALAPFWSARFGRDDLTGLQASARSGLVRTSLRGTRTLLTGSAVTVVDGDLLTSL
- a CDS encoding PadR family transcriptional regulator — protein: MRSHGHEHGCGPGRRGAGRGEFEGGRPAFGPFGPPFGGGPFGGGGRGRGGGRGRARRGDVRASILTLLKDRSMHGYEMIQEIGERSGGAWRPSPGSVYPTLQLLEDEGLIVSASEGGKKLFTLTEAGRTEAESGPEAPWEEAGRGVDWEGVNEIRQAGFGLMEAFGQVWKTGSADQRQKALTVIGDARKKLYLILADED
- a CDS encoding phosphotransferase — encoded protein: MTAEDEALVGGMANAGTVFRRGDVVERPAPHNARALHTYLRALREHGFDAAPAPVGLTANGREWLTYLPGDVALPPFPDWAMTRSALTSVGSLLRRLHEASAAVEIDSRAEWPADLADPEGGTMVCHNDVCPENVVFRDGRAAALIDFDLAAPGRAAWDLAMTARYWVPMLDPESAAALHPEGLDAPARLRILVDGYGLPAGSRAELPGVIEQATDACRAFVARRVAGGDQVYTRALAERGGWERWDRMQNWLVNHRQTFTAALLS
- a CDS encoding CPBP family intramembrane glutamic endopeptidase; amino-acid sequence: MTATIPREEASPRILRSETLLVLALSLGASGVSALISFVGSLTKPGGLKDQAATLNGSYAPGRPWLDLAWQLFGIATALVPVALVAHLLLREGAGLRTLGLDRTRPGQDLGRGTLVAAAIGSAGLAFYLAARAGGFNLTVVPESLPEVWWKFPVLILSAVQNSLVEEVIVVGYLLRRLGQLGWTPTAALVASSVLRGSYHLYQGIGGFIGNVVMGVVFVLLYRRWGRVGPLVVAHALLDIGAFVGYALLAGKVGWLPTP
- a CDS encoding pyridoxamine 5'-phosphate oxidase family protein, which encodes MPDSATPAAPGAPAYEPTERTVPSRSRERASYDKETVHAILDAAYLCHLGFVREGAPVVLPTLFGRIGERLYVHGSTGSRPLRAAGTADPGLAVCLTVTHVDGLVLARSAFHHSMNYRSVVVHGIARTVTDPQERRLALDAIVDQAVPGRSKDSRPADTKELAATAVIRLDLDEVSAKIRTGGPSDDPEDLSLPHWAGVVPVTRTYGTPVPSEDLDPAIGVPDYLGGL